The segment acaaaaatgtcaactttacGGCTATATTGAGCACTCAGCCCAGggatgaagataaattaaatttattttccttacgTCAATTCTGCCTGGCAAGTAAGATGAAATGATAACTGATATAACTTATCACTTAGTATCTTGCAGATTTCATATACTATCAAGACATCCTTGCagcttaataatatataaaaatattttttcaaacaacaaatctttaatgattttgaaaagattacttttttatggtgttcctttttatataatatgaagttGTATCTCTTCCCTTTACGACATCCTTATGATTTGTGGCATTTCgatcaaaaatgaagaatttattagaCTTCTATAGAAAGGGTCTatttttcgcttttttttttgtactaacaAGGCCTTTTATCCGATTCagaaaaagatacataaataattaaatatttttatagaatctgagaatatgtacctacaaactatattttatgcttttttattttattttaaatctttaaaaaaaaaaaaacaaaaaaaaacactctctTAGACACAAAAGCCAAAATTTCGAGTTACAaagttccttttattttttctcgatgtaaaatcaataaatgtacGTCCTTACAATCCCAGGGcaaagaaaagttgaaatttgtTTGACGGGTgtaactaattaatataataaatcatatttttatctgtCAGACCAATACCAGTGGCGTCCGCAGTGGTGGGCTGGAGAGGCTATAACTTCCctccccaaaattaaggaatttttgctttttactagaattttttttccaaaaactttaatatttgtaattttttaaaaaaaaaaaaaatttttttgtcaatagctatggatttttgaaattcttttcaaaaaatttaatatttcgaatttagtttttgaatttttttataaaaatttgatatttcatttttgaatttttttttcaaaaatttaggtatttgcaatttttttccaaataatttaattttttgtgaatggctatggagttttgaactttttttcaaaaaaaaattaatttgtaaattttttttccaaaaaaaaataaatcaaaaactaagCATCCCCCCCTCccatataatcctgcggacgccaaCAGTTAGATTATCTGTTGCCAAGAAaggaaattagaaaaatcaaataaagtatgtacataattaagtatgtgtattataattgatgaatttgaacaataaaattgGAGTCATTGTGGGATTGTCTTTTTGCAATTAACatgatgatattatatatacatatacgttGAATACAAGCTGTAAATTGCATATGcaaactgtacaagttgcaattaaaaatgtttagataaattattttaaatgaaaaatttagaatccATGTGGTGAAGGCCGGGACTAGGATTTTTATTTCGAGACTTTATCACGTTACTTTATGATATAGTTTCGATGGTTCGacgattttgtaaaataatattaagaaaaaattaattttgggatcatgtttatttataaaagacaacGACCTTATTCTTATATAagacaagtttaaaaaataataatttcgtcatttaaaaaaaaatactttatactattaaataattcaaattttacaaaataaactaaaaatgtgATACAAATTGgattaaggaaaatattaaatggtCTATGGATGGGCAATCAATTAATGATataatctttgataaaaatgatgaattgatAATTATTCTGTTGAACAATATGTCAAATATGTCCACAGTTATTATGTTACTTGTAAATACGTAAaaactaagtaataaataagagttGAATAAGGCGTTTATGAGACgaacaaattgtaacttgtacaaaatcgcaacttgtacacaacatatgtttatgtatacatatattattaagtaaccaataattaattatgattataaatgtACAAAGTCAATGGATATGAAAAAGGAGtaatttacaaaagtatataaataagcaatgcttataattaattaaaaaatatcatttatctattatttattttagaatgaaaTTAAAACGTAACTTCGGTTTGGATAAATAATCTCAAAACCTTTCAagcaaatgtatattatattttaatttgtaaaaatctgAAGAAAATTATGAAGCATTATTGGACATCTTGGTAAAGAATGTGTAACAAATCATCTAAGAAAGtgcaaggcaaaaaaaaaatgcaacctTAAATGGATATAGCTATTATAAGTAGTAGAAATTGAGCaatttttcatatgaaatattagtattaatttgtacattttatatttaattatattaattattgtaataattattggaaaaatatgaaattcaacATTGTAGAAAGGCAAAAATTGATTGGAGTGATGAAtcaattaatatgtatgtatattattgcttgggccttttaataaatatttcaatttgaaaatgattctGTCCATTCTCGAAATGTATAACCATTTTATCCATCAATGTTGAACGACTAGTGATACAAATTGGcaaatattttcttcctttcataAGATAACAAGCAGATTTGACACAAGGCACtaaggataattaataatgaatataaagttttattgtttttcttattcgTATGATTGATTGATTGTTTAATTAATTGCTTTTTGACTTAGAATCTGCAACAACACAAATGATTAACGAACACGTCCAGCTTCCACACCTCCTCCACGTGCTGCACCTCGACCTCCTCCTCCGTTTATTTCCTGATCGGCCATTTCCTTTTTTGCTCTCTCCGTAACTACAATGTTCCACAGTTTTCGTCTTCGTTTCTTCCATTTTCTAAATTGGTGATATAAGCTTTTACGGTGAGCTAACTCTCTGTAAAATCATACACAACGGAAAAGATTAGTATATTATGAGTTTAATAAAGTGGATGAAATAAATCCAAGGTATTTAAacacctatttaaaaaaacgtgtAAAGCAAATTGTTacacaaaattataatgaaatattatatatagacttaaaattatgaatttatttaatactagtGGGAGTACCCATATTCCTTGgagttatttttaaacttaaaattaacGCCTTTGTCACCTTTATTCAACGTGTCACATTATAAAATTCAGATGcctacagttatattactcatagcTAGATGagtacaatataattttaataaatcatcaactaatagttgataatttgaATTACCAATGTTGTAATGAAACGAAAACGAAGAAATTTCAGCTTGTACAAATTGTATCAACATTGCAACTGGAACAcagcatatatttaaaaagttcttcaaaaaatatatttttaaaaaaatgtcataatataTCGAACATGTGAGAGACATTACCTCCTACTTCAGCTACTCAGCAATCAACATCTGTCCACGGTGTAGTTTATCTCATTACCTGAATAAATATGATTCTTCCTCCGTGGAGTTTCATTTgttaaacaatttaaagaagagttacttttatgtatattttttgtatatatgtagaattaGCTGGAATTCATCTTTAAATCCCAATTGATTgttttaattgtgttttttagGGCAGGATACTAATAGGATTTGATCAAATGGACCGTTTTAGTTTTATAAAGACAAGAGTTTTTGTCTTGACACACCTAGGCTTGTAGACTTTCCTAACAACCTTTCGATCCTTCTTCCAGCAAAGGTAGGTATAATAAAATGTACTCTTGCAATAAGCAAGGAAGTTCTTGATTGCAATAAAACACCAACCCTCGTGagctaattcatttttattttcttcattctaaTAGTGggtatttaaaagatttagatTTATAAAGGAACTTTAATCCTTAATATTACTTCCATTATTCTCAATAACGAGCATTAGATGAGGCCAGAAAGTCatacaaacttaaaaaatatagatagtttcaaaaatccactgctattctcaaaaaataaaattttttgtaaaaaaaatttcaaatattagatttttggaaaaacatatcaaaaatccatagctttttttacaaaagggatttttttaaaaatttacaaatccaCAGTTAgtcacaaaaatttcaagtattaaatttttaggaataaaatttttacccctattttcgagaaatatttttcatcctgaccccaaaaaaatatagtaagaaacaaaaattcatcaaaatttaacacaacTTCATGTATATCTCCATAGATGGACAGTGGACACACCTGTATAGTAGTCCAACATGTTGAGGTCGGGACTCTGTGGCTTAAATGTTGTGACGTCATaagttcttattttaaatttaagtcaaGATGATACTACTGAGCCTTAATCTCACACTTTCAAATAACACATTCTTGCTACTTGCTCTAGATTATGTtgtgttaaagtttaaaataatccaGATTTATATAGGCAATCTTACCCATCTGAAAGATATCTTGAGAAACACCGGAAGTCATACTGAATTATAAATTCTGGAAAACACATGGGAAGATCTCCAACTTCTGCGGCATAATTTAAATCTCTCCATTCAGGATCATTGTCTTCAATGAAAGAAGACACATTCAAGGGGAAGTTATCAGGCCTAAGTTGTCCCCATTGAGAGGTGAGGATTGTACGATCAACTTCATCATTTAAAAGATCTTCAACGACTTGACGAAGAGCAGATGTTTCGTCGAAAGCATCTTCGTCCTCCTCATGATCCACCTCAACAACGTCTGTTTCATGCATGCTAAGAACTCGACCATTCAGATCTAGgggcaagaaaaaaaacattttatttccacaatttgtaggtacatatataaagtACACCGACAGCTCTGGGCAAATTCAATTCAtaatcattcaaatatatatattttttaaatatcaaatacaatGATCTCTGGGAAACCAAAGACAACTGCTGTAACAATGTTTGTTACTAGCTCAATTATCCCGACGTTAGTGAACATCCCTTCTATAATGCGGTCTGTTAACTGTGGAAAAACAATTACACATTCAATTTATATGATAAACAGttaaacgattataataattatgtcatttaaattttctatcatttttaattactctATCCATTTTGCGctagtaaatatcaattaaattgcTAGAAATACTTGAATGAATGTAAggcatcaaaaaataataaattattattttaaaataacctaTTAACATGAGTTTGAAGtttcaacaataattaatttttaattcttataataGCATTATTCAAGATAAAGATATTCATCATTTTATGTGAAttttggaatcaaattagtacccatcagttttgatgaagttgcatcgattgtaaaaataatggctgcaatattacatttttgtagttAAATTTGTACACTTCAGTCATCAGATTGAAAAAATGAGCAatgatttttaagcaaaatagttgtttaaatttaataaacctctataaaaaaatgcaatatatgaataaatcttaaCGAAGAtattaaaagatgaataaataattacatataatctGATTTAAAGTTTTAGGagcatacaaaaaaagtatttggtgGTCAAATGCAGATTCAAAGGAATTAGAagcatttatatacatatacatacatgtaaatccggtgtgttttttagctggcctgttaatttgtaattggtagtataaagaacaaattttcttttctttagcaattgtcattattatttaattcatgagtagtgaacatcctttcctaaatagattcaattatattcaaaaactgtttgaacgttcgtgtgtgcccataaaagatggagcgtaaccctgataatttgttgCGGAGATCTAATTGTAAGTCttagttggactcagagtggaattggggttcgacattggagtaatcccctgcaaatgtccttgtttatatccttttttccctCCATTGTTATAActgattgtagatgatctaatgaaacgtcatgagcataattctttctctccttcaaaacattcttcaaattgttagggttaccaaattgattttcggtttcctttttttttttaccatgcccattctacactgcaGTTTTACCTTTGTACATATACTTcagggtgtataatatcccagttcactaacgaagGATTAATGGAAGCTGGTTTGACATAGACACttcaaaatttaacacaatATCTCAGTCAAAATTTAGTTGGCATATAGGGATCTATATGTAAGTAGAGAGTAGTAAATGTTGGCTATGAGCTGGCATGTTTACAGTGTTTTTACAGCTATAGGCCAGCGTTATTTAGacagattgttttttattttttacaggcGGTAGTACCCGGAATTGCCTGGAGTAATTAAGTGAAGATAACTCCCTAAGAAATCaacagtgttactctccgttttttatgagcaaaccCACTCGTagatactcaatacttatatcaattcatgtGTTTTGTccacaagaatgaaaaaataacaataagagttttgaatttttttttaatatgttgggatgactggTGATTACTTAAATCCTTAGAgagctcactaataaaaacaaacaaaattcatttgaatacatcagcgtttatattttattccaatcttAACATTCTGtaaatgcatataaattatGGTAGACATAAActaccaataacaaaaacaaaacaaaaaccagTACTCTTGTtatacatgcacacgcctgcaatatttcattaatacgataacctaattatttcttatatatgtgTACACATTCAATGCGATATATACATCCCTGCAATATGTCATTCATACGAcagtattgttatttcttagatcaaaatatgtctatgatatTTATCATggaacactatatacagtgaCCCTGTGACTTGTTTTTATATCTTTCtacaaacatacaaactttgtattattaatattgatatattaggCACTTAATTCTTAGCTTAGAGTAAGTAGTTTAGGGGTGAAGATTTGAACGCTAGCATATCTATAGTTAGTAGTGTTATATTTGTCTAAAAAACATAGAATGATCTCCGTTTAGTCCTAGGCtaaatttatatccttttttttagtactacgtcatttcagcatTTGAAGTTCCATCAATATCTAAATTAtccttcaaaacaaaaacattgatttataaTAAGGTATTGAAAGGGGCATGagtgttgtttatttatattagtttaattGTAAACAAAGCGGTAGAAAGTGCTACCctcttgcggcaaaataatacaactccctaaaatgataataatattaacgtataaaataaaatactcatatatgTTATTCACATAGGGGGTGCTGTGAAAAGAATTCGGAGTatgcatcattttttaaacaacaaattaaagactatcacaccaccttgcgcataatatatatatttttagtttactcATCCCCTATTAATTTTGGGTCTATCTAGCCATAAAATACTCTAGTATTATGAAACCTAGCTATCATTCATTCCTTTCTTTAATCCTAGCTAGGAATGTAGCCCCGGCGGATCGACTAACCAGTCTTAGAACTGTTGAATGGGAGAAAAGATTGAACAGATACAAAAAAAGACTACAAAGACTCCAAATTGtacttgaagaatatttttaatattcgttATGTATTTGGATTTATGTAGCtttgtataaattcatttcccagatgtcatacatattaattatgagacaaggtgtacaatgtacatagattgGTGGTCAGAACCACCTTCcatagtataatataataaattatgacagCCCATACTACTCATTTAAAAGAAGCTGTATATATCATTGGCAGTAAATCGCTCCATATTAACGAAATCATAAAATAGAGATTTTGGGGCGTGTTTCGAAAGATtgataaattcttcaaattttatattcaaatttttatgtcCAGGATAAagttagtataaaaaaaagttgtcatttcATGATAGTTACCATTTTGTATGACATAACCATCAAGGACCTTTAGGTATTTAATAATACTCCCATTACTTAGTATAAGAAATCATTTGAcacatttctgaacttttttgtttcttagatATGACCAATCTTCTGATCAAATCTGATAAGTCCAAAGACATATATTATATGCTGTTATAACTCTTCGGTTATTTTGGAAGGACAATTACTTTAACAATTCTGCGTTCTTTTATTGAAAGGGCGGTTGCCTATAAAATCAACTTCCTGAAATGACAACgaaagaaatactttttgtgACACTCCCATATTTTGAGTAAACTgatcaaatataaagttatggTATATAATTAGAGCACAAGGTTAAAGTTAATATGGATTAATTCGATGATTTATATCTTACATCAGGAATAAAATTGGAGGTGAGTTGAGACAGAAAGGTGACTTCTCACATTTTGCGGGCAATGTATATTTGCTTtgctagatttttttatgtttgtacattCAAAAAAGACAGTGGTATACGGTAAAACTgttctaagtaaaaatattgttgataagTTGTAAAAACTATTCCAAAATGGCCGGGAAGATGCCAATTAAGATTCTCGCTCTGGACGCCCAAGCACGTTGAAacagtgaagaaaattgcttttaaaaatagtcGAATGACTATAAGAGAAGTTGTttaggatattgacatatctgTTGGCTCTtgccatgattttttttgaatgttttgggcatgagacgagtgtcaaaaataatattcgcATGAGGATCACTAATGAGCTATTGACAAACATCAATGCAAATCCTGATTTGCTCAAAAGTGTCATAACTGTTGACGAATTATGGTTATGATATCGAATCCAAAGACCAATCGTCCAAATAGAAGAACAAAAGGACGTATAGCATAAAATCGCCGAATAGGCAAAATATTTCTAACCCTTATGCCTcatacaaacaaactaaacatattatatagcattaaacaataaatatatgttctttttttaatgttctaacataaaaaaatccagcatACCAAATAAACGTTACCCGCTAAATTTGAGCAGTAAACTTGCCCAAAATGGAATTTCTGTATTACTattagctattttcaaaaagacCCCCCCTTCCATGGCTCACAGATGGAATGGACCCTGTAgtataaattacttattgattcatggaatatataataaatttcattgaCAGTATAATACttgataaatatgtcaaaaaagaagaaaaaaaattagagtaaaatttgattaaatgctAAGCATTGATAAGAAAAGTACATTAAGCCGGTATTCATGAGGTAGGCTTAAGCAGGGTCTTAGTTAAGGGAGCAAGCTGGctctcaataatttttttcaatcgtAGTATTTCTCGACATATTTCATTATCATTAGATATCGATTGTCACTTCATCCAGGCCCTTCAATACAAAAATCTAAACTACGGCTGTGCTAAGACAACGGTAATTTTTGGAcggatttgttttttttttaacttttgaatttgatttttttttattcaagaaaataaatttacgaatatttttacttcatagaaattaatttttacatggGTCCTAAAAAAATGCAGAATCTCTATTTTAATTGTGGAggtgttgaaaaaaatagaatgactatattaatgatgtttttttattaaagataaatacaaTATGCAGACCCATGTTTCCTATAATCAAGCGCAGGATCTAAGGCCACTTCCTCTCATAAAACCAGCACTGCCTAAAAGttcaaaaacatcttttttcagatatgatttaaaagagcagtggggatttttttttattacttacaatatttattgacttaaGATGGATATTTAACAGCACATTGGTTTGTTTTGACTTGAAAGTCCTATATAAATGATGTGAAACATGGGGGTTAGTTTTTGGATTATTAAAAATCTGATAGGCATGTTCCCCCAGCCCCTAACGGCGCCATGAGATAAATTTTACGACTATTTGGATAAGTTTACgtatttcttttattcagaTCAGAGAAGTTTCGTGTCCTCACGAGGAATAAATCTGCTTAATCCTAGCTGTTTAAGAATGTTGATATATCCTATGACCAATGAGGATCTTATTATTAGAGCAGGGTAAATGAGCGCATTCGGAGTGTATAAATTAGCTCCAtttaatttgtacaagttattttattccttaaacAGCGTTGTCAGATTCTTCCACTCTagacaccatttttttaaatgtcattttgaGTCAAATGGAACGCTGGCCTCGTGTGGATATAATCCCAAGACGGATAAAGATTTTGGATTTACTTTAAAGACGTGCCCAATGGACAGGGCCTTCTACTCGCTAAATGTTGTAACTATTCCTGACTCCTCCCATCATcagtatatttgatatttaatttaattttaaattgccATGGctgtaaatttgaattttacatttattagaGGATTTGTCTTACCACTTTTGTGTTGTTGAGTAAAGAGTTGATTTGATGTTGTGCGAGTGGATGTTGAGAAGAGTTGGGTGGTTGTGGTTGTGAGTGAAGTAACGTCCATATCTTGATACGATGATATATCTTAaatacaaaaccaaaaaaacataacttattagtcatttttcactcaaaatgtaattataacaataaagaaatcaatactataactatttatatattatttgccaAATGAGATACGAATGgtaattatcatttatcatttgaaaatgtatattatacaatttatattagggcggatttgtttttcaacttttttcgaatttcgattatgatTGATTCCGGaaaaatgtcatattataagaaaatgacATGTGCCCAATTTCATTGCTCTACGATGCCATCTTTAGGTCGGTCATCAGGGTCAAAGTTTGGAAAAAggcaaacattcttcaattagTCAATACAGACTTTAAAAAGACATTATTCATTatcttattaaaaacaattttgacagatattttgtaaccaataaaaaatattaataaagttagaTTCTAAGAGAAATTCATGCTCCAAAAAAAGAGAACAACGGTTCTAGGACACTTTGCCAAACAGCCACTTTAccgaacaaaaataatatatatatttgttgataaTTAAAGTCAGAGACAACCTACGGATAGAGAGTGTACGTAAGTGAGTGCTCCAACACATTCAATCTGAACGAAGGATTATTtgcattgtccattgaatttcaatcattgattgatttatttacttctttaattattggaggattgtcattttttttgttctaatagcAGTTTAAGACAACTGTTGAAGGATCCTCATAACgaaatcaatcaattattaattaatctacACTTAACCATTACAAAACGTGGcaagtaattaataatacattttatctttcaaaatttgtGTAATATGAATAAGAATCATAATCAAAGAGTCTTGTAGTATGAATCCTCCtcaaatatagttattatttgcattttttatccGCAAAATTGTATTCGTCAATAGCGTTTTTGGTAAAGTGTCCTCACACGAAGAATGACATGAggtatttttctgaaaatgcGAAAAAAAGATGCGCCCTATacgcggatcatcaaattttccttacGTTAGTCACTATTTTTGCTCCATAActgataaagttaaaaaataacttaactaatatttttgtaggttagaaaaatgtatatcaagGATACAcattagaaaaatgatttatctcaaTATTTCTACCTTCTcacgaaataaataacttttggcTTTATTCAAACTGAAACAGAGATGTTCGACCTACGGGAAACATCTTGAAGGAATGAAATTTCCCAGTGGGTATTTTTGAACcacacaataataaatttttcgcagatttttttaatcgaaaattgaaaaagttgacaaacaaaccaccctaatataGGAGTTTTCTTTCATAAAAGCACAATGATATCAtttcattctttattaatataattattttttgggaaaaatttatgCATTAATGTtcattctacatacataaagctacaaagtttattctttttatttgtcatcATATATTTTGATAGTAAAGTTTTTAGAACATAACAATATCTGCAGTGTGTATGCCTCTTTTTCAATGGGCAGAGTCTTTCCCATAAAATGATATCTactttgtttatatatgtacctaGAATCAATTAGTTCttgtttttgagaatttctaCATTTTCTATACAGGTTTGGGGCTAAGTAGATTTAAGTGTACTTAAGTCAAGTACAAttactttattgaaatttaagtGCAAGGAGAGGCAACATAATccccatttttcaaaatgtaatacaAGAGTGTCCgcaggaggtgggctggaggggctgtattcaaaatattaaattatttaatttttttttccaaaaaatttaattttcagtgaatagctaagacttttttttttgaaaaaatatattatttataattaaattttgaaatggtatattttgtaaacaggtgtggattttttcaaaaaaaataattttttgatgatagctatggacttttgagatttatttattaaaaaaaatctatttttttttcaatatctgtagattttgaaagtatttttgaaaaaaatcataatttgaaatttcattttttcaaaaaaaattataagtcgaaatttttttccaaaataatttaattttctatgaatagctatggatttttgattttttttgcaaaatatttaattttctgtgaatagctatgcaattttaaaattgattttatattttcttctctaggaatcGCCGGGGcacgaacgtacacacatcattcatcaagttcaagagaatatcTCTTGAGCGTGATGTCCATGAGGTATGGCGATTCTATCGGTTTTGTTTATCGTTTAGTTCACtttaatctttcatttttattttatttttcaaattcgtTTAGTTCACTAAGTCGTTCACTTTTAATCGttattattcactttttaaattatttttcctttctttttaaccaattttagaaaaataaaacgcAATCCTGCTAAACATCTTATAATACAAGGATTGTCAGACTACAGATCACGGTCCATATCCAGCCCGACATGCCCTATTGATGGCTCCCAGCTCCTTTGCCCTCTTACTAAATAAGTCAGTCTTTTGGAGATtatggattattgaaattattttgtattgaaagaGTGAGTGAAGCTGATTTTAGTTCATCtcataaaatttaactatattttagtaCAGAGTTAAGATTGGGATGAAAttataaccatattttttatgtaatt is part of the Lepeophtheirus salmonis chromosome 14, UVic_Lsal_1.4, whole genome shotgun sequence genome and harbors:
- the LOC121129538 gene encoding uncharacterized protein, coding for MNGSPLSSLAAKSQKWWVWSPTLPGYINLLFFFFLGLVVDSANGGLFDGAEDSSEYTSEGGWLSKKTLVILVILSICILIAVCINFINVHSDFEDLKDFYRGYKGRKLLISEGRLTSRVFLNEFKRQQQIAPPSLFQNGFIQNEHSGTNHILSTSTSKRVSILTCEDQLHDISSYQDMDVTSLTTTTTQLFSTSTRTTSNQLFTQQHKSDLNGRVLSMHETDVVEVDHEEDEDAFDETSALRQVVEDLLNDEVDRTILTSQWGQLRPDNFPLNVSSFIEDNDPEWRDLNYAAEVGDLPMCFPEFIIQYDFRCFSRYLSDGELAHRKSLYHQFRKWKKRRRKLWNIVVTERAKKEMADQEINGGGGRGAARGGGVEAGRVR